From one Mustela nigripes isolate SB6536 chromosome 16, MUSNIG.SB6536, whole genome shotgun sequence genomic stretch:
- the LOC132004419 gene encoding heterogeneous nuclear ribonucleoprotein A1, with the protein MSKSESPKEPEQLRKLFIGGLSFETTDESLRSHFEQWGTLTDCVVMRDPNTKRSRGFGFVTYATVEEVDAAMNARPHKVDGRVVEPKRAVSREDSQRPGAHLTVKKIFVGGIKEDTEEHHLRDYFEQYGKIEVIEIMTDRGSGKKRGFAFVTFDDHDSVDKIVIQKYHTVNGHNCEVRKALSKQEMASASSSQRGRSGSGNFGGGRGGGFGGNDNFGRGGNFSGRGGFGGSRGGGGYGGSGDGYNGFGNDGSNFGGGGSYNDFGNYNNQSSNFGPMKGGNFGGRSSGPYGGGGQYFAKPRNQGGYGGSSSSSSYGSGRRF; encoded by the coding sequence ATGTCtaagtcagagtctcccaaagagcctgaacagCTGCGGAAGCTCTTCATCGgaggtctgagctttgaaacaaccGATGAGAGTCTGAGGAGCCATTTTGAGCAATGGGGAACACTTACGGACTGTGTGGTAATGAGAGATCCGAACACCAAGCGctccagaggctttgggtttgtcacctatgccactgtggaggaggtggatgcagccatgaatgcaaggccacacaaggtggatggaagagttgtggaaccaaagagggctgtctcaagagaagattctcaaagacctggtgcccacttaactgtgaaaaagatttttgttggtggcattaaagaagacactgaagaacatcatctaagagattatttcgaacagtatgggaaaatcgaagtgattgagatcatgactgaccgaggcagtggcaaaaagaggggttttgcttttgtaacatttgatgaccatgattctgtagacaagattgtcattcaaaaataccatactgtgaatggccacaactgtgaagtaaggaaagcgctctctaagcaagagatggctagtgcttcatccagccaaagaggtcgaagtggttctggaaactttggtggtggtcgtggaggtggttttggtgggaatgacaactttggtcgcggaggaaacttcagtggtcgaggtggctttggtggcagtcgaggtggtggtggatatggtggcagtggggatggctataacggatttggtaatgatggaagcaactttggaggtggcggaagctataatgattttggcaattacaacaatcaatcctcaaattttggacccatgaaaggaggcaattttggaggcagaagctctggcccttatggtggtggaggccaatacttcgccaaaccacgaaaccaaggtggctatggtggttccagcagcagcagcagctatggcagtggcagaaggttttaa